One genomic region from Equus asinus isolate D_3611 breed Donkey chromosome 8, EquAss-T2T_v2, whole genome shotgun sequence encodes:
- the CCDC63 gene encoding coiled-coil domain-containing protein 63 isoform X1 produces the protein MPLSKKFKRKGSETPQEPSEKAREQLAEAELRKLRQQFRKMVGSRKSFNFRAQLRISDQHKEIKTLQDEQDEITLLLSLVKSSRNLNLNEKNYTELRFLLQTKEDYEALIKSMKALLAELDEKIVQMEKKIINQKQIFTKVQESNNPRKLQKQIHILETRLNLITVHFDKMLTTNAHLRKEIEDLRFEKAAYDHVYQQLHRRLLMQKKTMNVAIEQSAQAYEQRLEAMARMAAMKDRQQKDISQYNLEIRELERLYAHETKLKSFLLTKLNDRIEFEEQAKKEEALKAKKHGKKNKGESFESYEVAHLRLLKLTENGNLNKLIEEFLAKEEKNFARFTYVTELNNDMETMHKKTERIQVGAALPSPGLGPTRSPSSLSLEMLCGKKGLKDKSVWEALYSPTVPLYISPFLKLMFVSRLCIHLMWSPPRPPRSHIYNPRHVLQSGLQ, from the exons ATGCCGCTG TCGAAGAAGTTCAAGAGGAAAGGCTCCGAGACCCCCCAGGAGCCCTCGGAGAAGGCCCGGGAGCAGCTGGCCGAGGCGGAGCTGCGCAAGCTCCGGCAGCAGTTCCGCAAGATGGTGGGCAGCCGCAAGTCCTTCAACTTCCGCGCGCAGCTCAGGATCTCCGACCAGCA CAAGGAAATCAAGACCCTGCAGGATGAGCAGGATGAGATCACGCTGCTTCTGAGTCTCGTCAAGTCCTCGAGGAACTTGAATCTGAACGAGAAGAACTACACAGAGCTGCGCTTCCTGCTGCAAACCAAGGAGGACTACGAGGCCCTCATCAAGTCCATGAAGGCGCTGCTGGCCGAGCTGGACGAGAAG attgttcagatggaaaagaaaattataaaccaaaaaCAGATCTTCACAAAAGTGCAGGAGTCCAATAACCCTCGGAAATTGCAAAAACAGATCCACATTTTGGAAACCCGTTTGAATCTC ATCACCGTTCACTTTGACAAGATGCTGACCACCAACGCTCACCTCCGGAAGGAGATCGAGGACCTGCGGTTCGAGAAGGCTGCTTACGACCACGTCTACCAGCAGCTCCATCGGCGCCTGTTGATGCAGAAGAAAACCATGAATGTGGCCATTGAGCAGTCTGCTCAGGCCTACGAGCAGAG GCTGGAAGCCATGGCTCGAATGGCTGCCATGAAGGACCGCCAGCAGAAGGACATCTCGCAGTACAACCTGGAGATCCGAGAACTGGAGCGTCTCTATGCCCATGAGACCAAGCTCAAATCCTTCCTGCTCACCAAGCTGAATGACCGCATCGAGTTCGAGGAGCAGGCCAAAAAGGAGGAAG CTCTCAAGGCAAAGAAGCATGGGAAGAAGAACAAGGGTGAGAGTTTCGAGAGCTATGAGGTGGCCCACCTCCGGCTGCTGAAGCTGACCGAGAACGGGAACCTGAACAAGCTCATTGAGGAGTTTCTGGCCAAGGAGGAAAAGAACTTTGCTCGGTTCACGTACGTCACGGAGCTCAACAACGACATGGAGACGATGCACAAGAAGACCGAGAGAATCCAGGTTGGGGcagcccttccctccccaggcctgggacCCACCCGCTCCCCCAGCAGCCTTTCCCTTGAGATGCTCTGCGGAAAAAAGGGCCTCAAGGACAAATCAGTTTGGGAAGCACTATATTCCCCCACGGTTCCCCTCTACATTTCACCCTTTCTGAAATTGATGTTTGTCTCTCGATTATGTATACACTTAATGTGGTCACCCCCCCGACCCCCAAGAAGTCACATTTATAATCCACGGCATGTTTTACAGTCTGGGCTTCAGTGA